A window from Staphylococcus succinus encodes these proteins:
- a CDS encoding LysE/ArgO family amino acid transporter yields MLQPLIHGFLLALGLILPLGAQNVFVFNQGANYKSIFKVLPVIITAGVCDSLLIILAVLGVSVILLSFPILQVTIYCIGLLFLLYMAWSMWMAKPERVNTTRPMSTKKQITFALSVSLLNPHAIMDTIGVIGTNGAIYEGVSKGIFMIATLSVSWLWFFLLAILGKALGHMDTSGKYIIMINKISVVIILVVFGIIFKQLMMIVC; encoded by the coding sequence ATGCTACAACCTTTAATTCATGGTTTCTTATTAGCATTGGGTTTAATATTACCTTTAGGAGCACAAAATGTTTTTGTATTTAATCAAGGTGCAAATTATAAAAGTATTTTCAAAGTATTACCTGTAATTATTACAGCAGGGGTATGTGATTCGTTATTAATTATATTAGCAGTCTTAGGAGTTTCAGTGATTTTATTGTCATTTCCTATACTACAAGTAACGATTTATTGTATTGGATTACTATTTTTATTATATATGGCATGGAGTATGTGGATGGCAAAGCCAGAAAGAGTAAACACTACGCGTCCCATGTCAACAAAGAAACAAATCACGTTTGCTCTGTCTGTTTCGTTACTCAACCCTCATGCAATTATGGATACAATCGGGGTAATAGGCACAAATGGTGCGATTTATGAAGGCGTATCTAAAGGAATATTTATGATAGCGACACTTAGTGTCTCATGGTTGTGGTTTTTCCTTTTAGCCATTTTAGGAAAAGCACTTGGCCATATGGATACATCGGGAAAATACATTATAATGATCAATAAAATATCTGTGGTTATTATTTTGGTGGTTTTCGGAATAATAT